ACTGAAACAGTCATGTTTCTAACACAGAAAACCAAGTCTGAGATTTAACATTTCTTGTCCTTCTTCGCGCTTGCGGATACCACTATTATATTTTTGTTGTTTCAAAAATGACATCTGCTTCGTCATGAAAAAAAGGAATGATTTATTGAATGAAAATTTGAAAGGAGAAGAAATAAATACCGAAAGTGTGACTGACCTAATAAATTTGACGATCCAGCGGTGATGCCGTCCTCAAAGACTCAAAATCCATAATCAAAAATATTGAGCGGGAATCCTGCTGAGGCGAGGTGCAAGATTGTGGTGACTGTAGTCGCCTTCAGAACCGGGCAAGCTCACATCAGGCTGTGCAGACCTAAGCATTCCGGAACTTACAGCAGGAGACCCAGTGTGCACATACACTTCTAGAAATGGACACCGCTTGAAAAGTTTCGCAGAAATGAGGACAGCGTAGCCTACTCTCCACTGGTAAGAACACGGCAGAGGATTTGAGCACACAGATGAACGAGATCACAAATGTTAAGCACGTAAATGAGTGCACAAAAGGGACAAGAGCGATGGGATGAAATTCTTTATTGGAAGTGCCATAGCACATTCAACAAAGCAATCTCAATTCATTGATTTCTCGCTCGGACCTCTCTACAACACCTTTTTCTTGTGTAATActtctgtcacacgggcatttcgatgGCCCTCGAATTAGTAGTCGATCGACTCAAAGgcaatcgagcgctgctacacgggcagtttgaACGGCGATCGATTTCATAGcatatcgagtcaacggagtagcgcagcaCTCCTACGAGATATCGAAGGCCTTCGAGCGGCGCCCAAtattgctagcgttgcttcgagtggGGCCAAGCGCACTTTGTTTCGCGGTATAAAAGCaagaacaaacattattcgcctaaagTTTAATGCAAGTAGTAAAATATTAGCTCGTAGAATTATTTAAAAATTGTATGGGTTTGCACTACAGCGCATTAATTTCATACTATCACAGTAATCAATGGTGCATGAGAAGCAAATACAAAGAAAAGCTCAACCGTTTTGATATAGCCCTTGGAGCCCTCAGTTCTCGATAGTTTTGAAGATGTTTCCTGGCTTTTTTTCGTATATTTCCCGCCAATTCCATCCAGCGCGCTCTTTTTAATTGCACGTTTACTTGGTGCGAGGCGTTTTGCGTTCCCTTTATTTGTTCTCTCTGGTCCTTttgtttttatctttattttcttATAACATGACGTCGCCATCGCAGCCAGAAAAGCAGAAAAGCGCGTCGGCGTCGGCGCCTAAGCAGTTGTGGGGAGAGCGGGAAACGTCGTTACTAATAGATTTATGGGAGGATCACCTCGCCGACTTTCGTCGCCAGAAGAGGAACGGCGGTGTGTACGAAGAGATCgcacgaagtttctgcgaagCTGGATACTTGAGGACACGAGCCCAAGTTGAAAACAAGATAGAAAACTTGGGACAAACGTACCGGAAAGTCACTTTCCCGTTCGTGCGCTTTATGAGCATGCGGTATGTCGTGGTAAAAAGTTCGCAGCCTTGTCAGCGTTGTTTTTTAGGCGCCCTTTGTAACGCAGAATTTACTTTTTCACTGCGCTGCAAACTGTCTCATCTTCTGCAGCAGCGCAGTTAGTAAACATTGCTTGCCCAGCCAGCCCAGTTTTATGTGCAGTAGAgtagagctgcacaaaatgacaCATTGATCATCACAggacttttctttattttctagTCTCAGTTGCCCTTCCATAAATCTTTCATATTTTGGCTGAGGAGGAGAACTACTGGTTCAGGAGCCGTCACACGCGAGTACTTCTGGCATATACATCAATTTCTTGGGTCACTGCCAGCCAATGATCCCTCCACGGCTCAGGACTCCATATTTGAAGAGGTATGCCAAAGTATCTATTGCAGCTTTTAGCAGAAATTAATGCCGCACAGCATGCTTAGTAGTGGAGGAACTAATCAAATTTGCTCATTTTCTTCAGTACGGCTTTTCAAATTCTTATTTTGAAGTTAATGCTGGTAAGCGTTGGATGCAAATTGCAGTCTGCGTCCATCAAGAATGACAGCTGTAGAAACTACTGCACCTTAACTCCATTCAATTGTGTCTACACAGAAAggcttttttttaaagctttctaCTCGAAATTTATGACAGGATGCTGCCAGTACCATAGTGGCGGTGAACACAGCATAATAGGGTTTGCCTTAAATAATCATGAAGACAACCAGCACAAAGCAGTCTTCATTTCAGCGTAGTCATGTCAATATGGTGAGCTTAGTGTGTTGCTTAAGAAGAACGTAATAGACATGTGGCCACCCAGTATCGAATGGAGGTGTGAGTTGTGGTTTTTTGCAAGAGGAAATTTCAGCTGCCGATTGTTTTTTATTGCCCTGCCTAATAGTATGACTGCCACGCAGATAATTCTTCGAATGGAGCATGGCAAAACCACGGAAACCGCTGCCACCACCTCACAAATGAATGAAAGCCTGCCCGGCGATGACCCCGACACAGGGTCATTGCGGCcaataccaccaccaccagccggATCACCAGCAGCCGCACTGTCGGCTGACGCACCAGCCGCATCGTCAGCTGCAACACCAGCTGCATTGTCGGCTGCCACAACACCAGCAGCCAAGCCTCCTTCTAGGAAGAGGAAAAGGGGGACAAGTGCCCTGGGAGAAGTGCACACAGGGTTCCTCGAAGAACAGAAACTTGCTGCAGACCTTAAAAGCAGCTAGGAACAGAGAACACGATCAGCGTGAGAGACAGATTGCTCTGCAAGAGAAAGTAGTTAACGTTCTCGAAAATTTTTTCAACAAGTAAAACAATAAATGCTATGTTATTCCAATTTCTATCTGTTTATTACAATAGCATTGCCTCGATTTGTGGCAAAAGAGGTCAGCAGTGCAAACATGACCAGCTCAACACTGTGGTGTAATGTCCAGTCATATATCGACATGCTGTGCATTAAGCAATAGCGTACTGCAGACAGCATGCCACAAGTCTGCCATTTCTGTCCAGGCTTGCTGGGGCGCCAATTTTGACATGTTACTCCGTGCAAGTTGTAATTTCTTTGCACTTTAGTTGCTATCAATGCGTACTAAGCTGATGCAATCCAGCTTCAACATTTTTATTGTGCACACAATGGTGATGCCACTAAAACAACACTAATAATATgcagtctttttattttttctatacaTTTGTGATGCCCaaatgtagaagaaatgaagagatttAGCAGTATTGCGAAGAATGTCGGCAAAGAAATTGATGCGGTAATCTCTGTAATGATATTAAGCAATGTAGAAGGTTGTCATTAACTTTAAAAAACACGGGTTTTTGAGTTAACCAGAAGCTTTTGGCAGAGAAGTAACAGTAGTATTGGCAGGCTTCGAAATAGGCAAATAATGTTAACTGGTAAAGCGACTAACTACATTCTAATGGGTAACTTTTTCACAATTACTGGTAGGCGCCTAATTGCGATTAAAGATTTGTAGCCGCCCATTAGCAAAACCCATATTTGTTCTtagtactgcaaaaaaaaaagattaccgTGACCGCTGTGGCATGACAGATTTTGGCTATTCTGAGTAGCTACAGGGGcgggaggggttgctttgcctgcatccTGTTCGAAAGATTGTCTTTTGGCACAATGTAGCCAGGTTCCTTCGAGCCAAGGAGGCCAGCGTAACCAGATTTTCAGAATTTTACGAACCAATATGACTGCTACTAACGGTCGGCTACAAACACTACTTGCAACAAATTGCCTATCGGTAATACCTAAAAAATGAAGTATTAAAACTctgttaatcactttactagttaacatgaatTCTCTGTTTTGAGGTCTGTCAGCTCTGGTATTAGTGTGCTGTAAAAAGCTTCGCATTACCTCAAAAACCCATTTCAAAAATTGCTAATCAGCTTCGCTGAATCACCTGGTATATTGTGCCTGTGTACAGGACCAAGTGCTGCATGATGGACACTTTTTTCGTTGAACGGACTTTAGCCGCTAATTTCTTGTTTTGCATACTATATTACTACGTTTTGTACCATTTAATTCTTTGGTTTTGTAAACAAACCAAACTGTATAACTTACCATTGCAATAACTGCTGCATCATCTACACTTTACTATTGAGATTCTGAGATACAGTCATGGCACCCTTAGCCGTAAGGTAAGCAGTGCAATGCTAATAGATTCTAAATTAAGTATCTCTGTTATTGTGAAGTTTCTGAGTGCCCTGGCGGGAAGAAGATGTTGCATCTCTGCCACGGTTTGCCGATGCCACCTACCAAATAGAAAACACTGTTTCATACCCTAAGATTTGGCCTTCAAATGTTCTGCCTTATTTCTTAGTTCCATTGGCGGGCTTGTGTTCATTTGTGTAAGGAGCTTTTGATTGCAGCAAAAAATGTGGTTCGTAAAGTTCAGTACTGTGAACCTTAAGATCAGGTACGCAGATAAGCTGTCTGCATCTAGACATGTGTTGTAAATAATGACGCTGCTTAGAGAAGGGAACAACCGGTTTCGGAGACGTGCTCTCCGCGGCTCTGCGAAGGCCGACTCGTGGTGGCCTTGAAAAGGACATTTCTGTTCAGATGGCCGTCAAGCACATCACAATAGTGGTACACTGCAGGGTGTAAGCAGCCGCACCGGCTATGTGAGCTCATCTTTGCTTTAAGAAGTCCAGGAGCACCGCCCTCACCTCACAGCCAGTGCCTTCTTCAGTATCCGTGCAATGCTGTGGCTGCTGGAGACCATCATCGTTGTTTTCAAGCTCCGTCAGCCACTGCTGCAGGACAGCATCTCCAACCTCCTCGCACACATTGTTTAAAATGCAGCACTCACGAACAGCTAGGCGGGAATTTCCGATTTCACATTTCATGCGCTTCGAGATGAAGCAAAATTGTGCCTACAGCCTGCCGAAGGCATTTTCAACTATTCTCCTAGCCTTGAACAGGCGGTAGTTGAACAGCCTTTCGTCATCGGTCAGGTTTGCGTGGTGGCTGAATGACTTCTTGAAGTTGGCGGACAGTGGGAATGCGTAATCACACAATATGACCGGAGGCACTGCTCTGCCACCCATGACGGCACGTGGCTGACGGAACAGAGGGCCATTCACGGCTTTTTCCAGTTGGAGCCACTGTAAACATGTGAATCATGGCAGCGGCCTGGCGATTCAACTCGTATGTACAGGAACTTGTGGCGGTGGTCTACAATGGCAAGCAGGATGATGCTGTACCTACAAATAAAATATTGGGCTAATATGTCTGACACAATGCAAGTAGTTATTACATGGCGATAGTGATTTTATCATATCATTACAATGCATACAATACGCATCTCCTTGGTCTCGGGAGAAGCATCTGCATGCTATGAGGGGACAATAGACTGCCTGACATTAGCGGCGAAGACAtgtgctgggaataacagcgctgagacgatggacaaagaaagaagacaataGGACCGACGCTGCTCTTTCTTCTTTGTCCCTCTTCTCTGCGCTGTTATTTCCTGTGGTATTTACCAAATAGCTCAACTCTCCGTCTTAGCGAAAACATGTGTTTCGGTCGCAAAGCTAATTTGACACTCACGCCGGCAGGCACTTGCAATGAACCATCACTGAAGGTCACTGATTCACAACTGCATCGAAGGCTTGCCATACTATTGGAGACATGCTCTGCACAAGAGGACAAAATTACAAACGACACGAACACCAGTGCAGTGTGTGTTTCGCGCTTGTGTCTGTCATTTCGTCCCTTCGAGTATTTCAGTAGAGCATAAGTATCTGATATGGTCAACCAACTGGCCCGTGCGTTAGCATTGTTGCTTACCATCCCTTATAGTTCCTGTAGTCCACGGCGTTTTCCGTGGGAGGTGACACGGGAACGTGGCAGCCATCCAATGCTCCGACTGCTTGCGGAAATTGGCACGCTGCGTTGAACTCCCTGATATGTTCAGGCATGGTGTCCAGCGTCGGCATCTTCACCCAGTCATCTTCCATGAGTTCAACAACGGCTTCGCATAGCTCGCTGTAGGCCTGGTTCACTGTCGAGCGTCCGACGGCGAACAACTCTGCGATACTGCGTTCTTCGCTTGAAGAGCACAGCCGGTACAACCCGATGGCGACTCGCTTGTCGACAGGGACAGCTTCTCTCATGTTGGTGTCTTGGCGTTCAAGAAgcgctcgcacagtttctgcaATGTATCTAAAGGTAGCAGACGTCACGCGAAACGTGCACTTGAAGTACCTCTCGCCGAGCTGCGGCAGTGTCTCCTCAAACCAAATTGTGTTCCTGTCAAAACACCAACTTTAGAGGTTCACGGTCCTGCCACAATCAAATATGGACGCGTCAA
The genomic region above belongs to Amblyomma americanum isolate KBUSLIRL-KWMA chromosome 9, ASM5285725v1, whole genome shotgun sequence and contains:
- the LOC144103347 gene encoding uncharacterized protein LOC144103347 — its product is MREAVPVDKRVAIGLYRLCSSSEERSIAELFAVGRSTVNQAYSELCEAVVELMEDDWVKMPTLDTMPEHIREFNAACQFPQAVGALDGCHVPVSPPTENAVDYRNYKGWYSIILLAIVDHRHKFLYIRVESPGRCHDSHVYSGSNWKKP